A DNA window from Lycium ferocissimum isolate CSIRO_LF1 unplaced genomic scaffold, AGI_CSIRO_Lferr_CH_V1 ctg2586, whole genome shotgun sequence contains the following coding sequences:
- the LOC132043564 gene encoding uncharacterized protein LOC132043564, giving the protein MDLCKESIAKAFGGDERKYEKVFKIIDKRWSDQLHRPLHAAGHILNPGLYYKNAAAETLDGEVWDDYISCLEKLVPDHNLRDKMSVELGKYRQADGTFGKESAIRARDRLSPVEWWMQYGNHVPALQKFAIKVLSLTCSASGC; this is encoded by the exons ATGGATCTTTGCAAAGAATCTATTGCAAAGGCATTTGGGGGTGATGAGAGGAagtatgaaaaagtttttaagaTCATTGATAAAAGATGGTCGGATCAACTTCATCGACCTTTGCATGCAGCAGGACATATTCTGAACCCggggttatattataagaatgcAGCTGCTGAAACTTTAGATGGAGAAGTGTGGGATGACTACATTTCATGTCTTGAGAAGTTGGTCCCTGATCACAATTTGAGAGATAAAATGTCGGTTGAGCTTGGTAAGTATAGACAAGCAGATGGGACATTTGGTAAGGAATCTGCCATTAGAGCTAGAGACCGTTTGTCACCAG TCGAATGGTGGATGCAATATGGTAACCATGTTCCAGCCTTGCAAAAGTTTGCTATCAAAGTActaagcttaacttgtagtgcATCCGGATGTTAA